A single window of Salvia splendens isolate huo1 chromosome 6, SspV2, whole genome shotgun sequence DNA harbors:
- the LOC121809394 gene encoding protein PAT1 homolog 1-like yields MERSDGKDFNHYTDFTSSSASGGAMFDASQYSFFGKDRMDGVELGGLEDDEEVVRSIGGGFCGEDELNEYHLFQKDEGSGVGSLSDIDDLATTFAKLNKIVSGPRHPGVIGDRGSGSFSRESSSATEWTRDTDFPEWFDHHMSDSECYEENKRWSSQYHPSSLFLSESKPLYRTSSYPQQQPQLLHASSEPILAPKSSFTSFPPPGSQKTSFNLSTLSSGTQSPFSDQNSSSLSNSILSWSSLPQGFQYSANMNLMSPNTSHNNQLQNQWINHAGVLHGDHSILLDNILQHQYRNGLLPPHLLSPQQPIRHHSFQPSLAQLSALQSQMFSSTPSSSDWCKYRLTQKSKSKSKSSQKGKHSVRFSNQGSEASIHRSDSNFPQIKSKHMTADEIESILKMQHAHGNDPYVDDYYHQARLAKKSAEMRSKYRFCPSLPREQSSRSRSCTESQPHLQVDALGRVSFSSVRRPSPLLELDPPPSACGDSGSEQKIFEKPLEQEPMLAARVTIEDGFSLLLEVDDIDRLLQATQPQDGGHQLRRKRHTLLEGLAASLQLVDPLGKSCNSVGLCPKDDIVFLRIVSVGKGRKLISRFLQLLLPGSELARIVCMDIFRHLRFLFGGLPADAKAADTINNLAETVSICIGGMDLNSLSACVAAVVCSSEQPPLRPIGSPAGDGASVILKSVLERAHLLRDPLPASNLSTPNCALWQASFDAFFGLLMKYCASKYDSIMQSLISQDKLEIGSEAARAVSGEMPVEILRASVPHTDKSQKKLLLNLAQRSMPVNGVSSQGGGSGEQVNPETVKG; encoded by the exons ATGGAGAGATCCGACGGCAAGGATTTCAACCACTACACCGACTTCACAAGCAGCTCGGCTTCTG GTGGTGCGATGTTTGACGCGTCACAGTATTCGTTTTTCGGCAAGGATAGAATGGATGGAGTGGAATTGGGGGGTttggaggatgatgaggaggTTGTTCGTTCGATTGGGGGAGGATTTTGTGGTGAAGACGAATTGAATGAGTATCATTTGTTCCAGAAAGATGAG GGCTCAGGAGTAGGATCTTTGTCTGATATAGATGATCTGGCAACTACGTTTGCAAAA TTGAACAAAATTGTTTCGGGACCAAGACATCCTGGAGTTATTGGTGATCGAGGGTCTGGATCTTTCTCTAGAGAGA GCTCATCAGCCACAGAGTGGACACGAGACACAGATTTTCCTGAATGGTTTGATCACCATATGTCTGACTCAGAATGCTATGAAGAAAATAAGAGATGGTCATCACAGTACCATCCGTCCTCATTGTTTCTATCAGAATCTAAACCATTATATAGAACATCATCCTACCCTCAGCAACAGCCACAGCTGCTTCACGCTTCAAGTGAACCCATTTTGGCCCCTAAGTCATCTTTCACTTCCTTCCCTCCACCGGGTTCTCAAAAAACTTCTTTCAATTTGTCAACTCTTTCTAGTGGAACTCAGTCACCATTCTCTGATCAGAACAGCTCTTCGCTTTCTAACTCTATCCTCAGTTGGTCTAGTTTACCTCAAGGGTTCCAATATAGTGCTAATATGAACCTAATGTCTCCAAATACATCTCATAATAATCAATTGCAGAACCAATGGATTAACCATGCTGGTGTTCTTCACGGGGATCATTCAATTCTCTTAGACAATATCCTGCAGCATCAGTATCGTAATGGACTATTACCTCCACATTTATTATCCCCACAGCAGCCAATACGACACCATTCTTTTCAACCATCTTTGGCCCAGTTGTCAGCCTTACAATCTCAAATGTTTAGTAGCACTCCTTCTTCATCAGATTGGTGCAAATACAGATTGACACAGAAGAGCAAGTCAAAGTCTAAATCATCACAGAAAGGTAAACATTCTGTGCGTTTCTCTAATCAAGGGTCTGAGGCTAGTATCCATCGGAGTGATAGTAACTTTCCACAAATAAAATCTAAGCACATGACTGCTGATGAAATAGAGAGCATACTCAAAATGCAGCATGCGCACGGCAATGACCCTTATGTAGATGATTACTACCACCAAGCTCGCCTTGCAAAGAAATCTGCTGAAATGAGGTCAAAGTATCGTTTTTGCCCATCCCTCCCTCGAGAACAGTCTTCTCGGTCCCGTAGCTGTACTGAATCACAACCACATCTTCAGGTTGATGCTCTTGGAAGGGTTTCTTTTTCTTCAGTTCGCAGGCCTTCCCCTCTTCTTGAGCTTGACCCCCCTCCTTCTGCGTGTGGAGATAGTGGTTCTGAGCAGAAAATATTCGAAAAGCCTCTGGAGCAGGAACCGATGCTTGCAGCAAGAGTAACAATTGAGGATGGGTTTTCTCTCCTTCTAGAGGTGGATGACATTGATCGTCTTTTACAAGCTACTCAACCTCAGGATGGTGGGCACCAGTTAAGGCGAAAGCGCCATACCCTTTTAGAAGGATTAGCTGCCTCTCTGCAGCTAGTCGACCCACTTGGTAAAAGCTGCAATTCAGTCGGCCTATGTCCCAAGGATGATATTGTATTCTTAAGGATAGTGTCTGTTGGTAAGGGCCGAAAACTCATTTCAAGGTTTCTTCAGCTTCTACTACCCGGTAGTGAACTTGCTCGAATAGTATGCATGGATATCTTCCGCCATCTAAGATTTCTGTTCGGGGGCCTACCAGCTGATGCAAAAGCAGCCGACACCATCAATAACCTTGCTGAAACAGTCTCTATCTGCATTGGCGGTATGGATCTTAATTCCCTTAGTGCTTGTGTTGCTGCAGTTGTTTGTTCCTCCGAGCAGCCGCCTCTCCGTCCTATCGGCAGTCCTGCTGGAGACGGTGCCTCGGTCATCTTGAAATCCGTTCTAGAAAGAGCTCATTTACTGAGAGATCCTCTGCCCGCCAGCAACTTGAGCACGCCTAACTGCGCCCTTTGGCAGGCGTCGTTCGATGCCTTCTTCGGCCTCCTGATGAAATACTGCGCCAGCAAGTATGATAGTATAATGCAGTCCCTAATCTCCCAAGATAAGTTGGAGATCGGTTCGGAGGCTGCAAGAGCCGTAAGTGGGGAGATGCCGGTAGAAATTCTACGCGCTAGTGTACCTCACACAGACAAGAGCCAGAAGAAACTGCTGCTGAATTTGGCACAACGGTCGATGCCTGTCAACGGTGTTAGCTCGCAGGGTGGTGGAAGTGGCGAACAAGTGAATCCTGAAACGGTGAAAGGGTAA
- the LOC121806922 gene encoding deSI-like protein At4g17486 gives MLRKMMGPKGKTGTIPVYLNVYDLTPINGYAYWLGLGIYHSGVQVHGVEYAFGAHEHSTTGIFEVEPKHCPGFTFRKSILIARSDLGPKEVRALMENLAREYPGNAYNLISKNCNHFCNDVCLRLTGKQIPRWVNRLARLGLFCNCVLPVGMNEVKVGHVRGGEKNEAEESEKKKLTSHLTRYASASESKPSSVSLASSARPSGRRRSAHSMSQRSFSSLPECISKWHVS, from the exons ATGCTGCGGAAAATGATGGGGCCGAAGGGGAAGACGGGCACTATACCGGTATACCTGAACGTATACGATCTCACCCCCATCAACGGCTACGCTTACTGGCTCGGCCTCGGCATCTATCATTCTGGTGTTCAAG TTCATGGGGTTGAGTATGCATTCGGTGCTCATGAGCATTCAACAACTGGGATATTCGAGGTAGAACCAAAGCATTGCCCTGGCTTCACATTTCGAAAATCAATCTTGATTGCGAGATCAGATTTGGGGCCCAAGGAGGTCCGCGCGCTCATGGAAAATCTGGCTCGAGAATACCCCGGAAATGCCTATAATCTCATTTCCAAGAATTGCAACCATTTCTGCAACGATGTGTGCCTTCGCTTGACCGGCAAACAAATCCCTAGATGGGTCAATCGCCTTGCTCGACTTG GTTTGTTCTGCAACTGTGTTCTGCCGGTTGGGATGAATGAGGTGAAAGTAGGGCATGTTAGAGGTGGAGAGAAGAACGAGGCGGAGGAGTCGGAGAAGAAGAAGCTGACTAGTCATCTGACTAGGTATGCGTCTGCTTCCGAATCAAAACCATCGTCCGTGTCTTTAGCTTCTTCGGCCAGGCCAAGTGGCAGACGTCGAAGCGCCCATTCGATGTCGCAGCGCAGTTTTTCTTCTCTACCGGAATGCATCTCGAAGTGGCATGTTTCATGA
- the LOC121806921 gene encoding pre-rRNA-processing protein esf1-like: MIKDERFASAQSDPRFMEAPKRHSKVTIDSRFHRIFTDRNFISSRAPVDKRGKPKPNNSSSSSSLAHYYRLQQQDVPESDAQIAKPAQTKTHIEKMRNLDEDDDDDESDEEEDDADDGQSVDESSSTSNTDSDDDNYVDQEDEEDSLMPQEDVPEIDKETRRLAVVNLDWSQVRAVDLYVLLTSFLLKGGQILSVSVYPSEFGLKCMEEEAVSGPVGLFDDEDKHDDMDDDDDDEIDQSKLRAYEISRLRYYYAVVECDSVATADYLYKTCDGVEFERSANKLDLRFIPDSMEFKHKARDVATEAPADYEGLDFQTRALQHSNIHLTWDEDEPQRAKTLKRKLNDEQIAELELKEYLASDESESDEDKNEDEVEGESEKKCNKRDKYRALIQGGDRSDEDEEDDNGRQDMEVTFSSGLEEISKRISEKKTKKAETVWEAYLRKRKEKKNASKKGSKYISDDESSDADEEAAEEADDFFVEDDTPAEENKGSRGTRKRANGNEASLSELELLTADDTNLKGYSIKPKKRKGKKGKEVVDEGKIPTVDNQDPRFAALFTSPLYAPDPTDPQYKRSAPYHRQKQSKKRDR; encoded by the exons ATGATTAAGGACGAGCGATTTGCTTCGGCGCAGTCAGACCCTCGCTTCATGGAAGCTCCCAAGAGGCATTCCAAGGTCACAATTGACTCTCGCTTCCACCGCATATTCACCGACCGCAACTTCATCTCCTCTCGTGCTCCCGTAGATAAGCGTGGCAAACCCAAGCCTAAcaactcctcctcctcttcctctctcGCTCATTACTACCGTCTCCAGCAACAAGATGTCCCAGAATCAGATGCCCAAATTGCCAAACCAGCTCAAACTAAAACTCATATTGAAAAAATGAGGAATCTTGATGAGGATGACGACGATGATGaatcagacgaagaagaagatgatgctGATGATGGGCAGAGTGTGGACGAGTCTTCATCCACCAGTAATACTGACTCAGATGATGACAATTATGTTGACCAGGAGGATGAAGAAGATAGCCTTATGCCGCAG GAGGATGTACCCGAAATCGACAAAGAAACACGAAGACTCGCGGTTGTCAATCTCGACTGGAGTCAAGTGAGG GCTGTTGATTTGTATGTCTTGTTAACTTCATTTCTTCTTAAAGGGGGTCAAATTTTGTCTGTATCTGTCTATCCGTCCGAGTTTGGACTCAAGTGCATGGAAGAGGAGGCAGTCAGTGGGCCTGTTGGATTATTTGATGATGAGGATAAGCATGATGATATGGATGATGACGACGATGATGAGATTGACCAAAGTAAGCTACGTGCTTATGAGATAAGCAGGCTAAG GTATTATTATGCTGTTGTAGAATGTGATTCAGTTGCAACAGCAGATTATCTCTATAAAACTTGTgatggagtagagtttgaaagATCAGCGAATAAGTTGGACTTGAGATTTATCCCAGATTCAATGGAGTTTAAGCATAAGGCACGTGATGTTGCCACTGAG GCACCGGCGGATTATGAAGGTTTAGATTTTCAAACTCGAGCGCTGCAACATAGCAACATTCATCTCACATGGGATGAAGATGAACCACAACGAGCAAAGACCTTGAAGAGAAAACTTAATGATGAGCAG ATAGCTGAGTTGGAGTTAAAAGAGTATTTGGCATCCGATGAGAGTGAATCAGATGAGGACAAGAACGAAGATGAAGTGGAAGGAGAGTCTGAAAAGAAGTGCAATAAGCGAGATAAGTACCGTGCTCTAATCCAGGGAGGGGACCGCTCAGATGAAGACGAAGAAGATGATAATGGGCGGCAGGACATGGAGGTGACTTTTAGTTCTGGATTAGAAGAGATAAGCAAACGCATTTCTGAAAAGAAGACGAAGAAAGCAGAAACAGTTTGGGAGGCTTACCTCagaaagagaaaagagaaaaagaatgcTTCAAAGAAAGGGTCGAAATACATTTCAGATGATGAGAGTAGTGACGCCGATGAAGAAGCTGCAGAAGAAGCAGATGACTTTTTTGTGGAAGATGATACCCCAGCTGAGGAAAATAAGGGCAGTCGTGGGACAAGAAAGAGGGCGAATGGAAACGAAGCAAGCCTATCAGAACTGGAGCTGTTAACAGCTGATGATACCAATTTAAAGGGGTACAGCATAAAACCTAAGAAGCGCAAAGGGAAGAAGGGGAAAGAAGTTGTTGACGAGGGCAAGATACCTACTGTGGATAATCAAGATCCGCGGTTTGCAGCCTTGTTCACCTCACCGCTGTATGCTCCGGACCCAACTGATCCTCAATATAAAAG GAGTGCACCTTATCATCGGCAGAAGCAGAGCAAGAAAAGGGACCGGTAG
- the LOC121808412 gene encoding U3 small nucleolar RNA-associated protein 18 homolog: protein MSLISQNALPKEVGKKKKREMVKDKIELVEEEVGDGDKTVVDPTRNKKRKKGRKEEDDEQLEIDEGKERKKLESFLFSNLYSPVGFGKDDEEEEAREEVDNNSVLFFTDRSADSTLSVYEEDIESGDESTDELDINERKPVWVDDEEKKTSINIAKINKLRKLRKGEEESVISGEAYESRLRAQHMKMNRGTDWARPNSQPVYSSEDDDSDKENGVVVASGYERPEYADDVLRSNEDLVLNRSVKLLPGLLEYSRLSDANMKDPSQGPINSIQFHKNAQLLLVGGLDRALKFFQIDGKKNEMIQSIFLEDCPIRKAAFLPDGSQAIISGRRKFAYSFDLIKAHVDKIGPLAGRDEKSLESFEVSPDSKTIAFLGNEGCILLVSSKTKELIGTLKMNGSVRSVAFTNDGHQLLSSGGDGQIYHWDLRTRLCFHKGVDEGCLTGTALSVPPVGNLFAAGSDSGIVNIYNRDEFIGGKRKPIKVIENLTTKVDFMKFSPDAQILAISSRMKKNSMKLVHVPSLTVFSNWPPPNKAVHYPSCMDFSPHGGFMAVGNAAGKVLLYKLHHYNRA from the coding sequence ATGAGCTTAATTTCTCAAAATGCCTTACCTAAAGAGGTagggaagaagaaaaagagggAGATGGTGAAAGACAAGATTGAACTTGTCGAAGAAGAGGTTGGGGATGGAGACAAGACTGTCGTAGATCCTACGAGAAAtaagaagagaaagaaagggCGAAAGGAGGAGGATGACGAGCAATTGGAAATTGACGAGGGGAAGGAGAGAAAGAAGCTAGAAAGCTTTTTGTTTAGCAACTTATACTCACCGGTTGGGTTTGGGAAGgacgatgaagaagaagaagctagAGAGGAGGTGGACAACAACTCTGTATTGTTCTTCACTGATAGGTCAGCAGATAGCACATTGTCTGTGTACGAGGAGGACATAGAGTCTGGAGATGAAAGTACTGATGAACTGGATATCAATGAGAGAAAACCTGTGTGGGTTGATGATGAAGAGAAAAAGACTAGTATAAACATAGCCAAGATTAACAAACTGCGGAAGCTGAGGAAAGGAGAGGAAGAAAGTGTAATTTCTGGTGAAGCGTATGAGTCAAGATTGAGAGCTCAGCATATGAAGATGAACCGAGGTACTGATTGGGCACGTCCCAATTCTCAGCCAGTGTATAGTTCTGAAGATGATGATTCTGACAAAGAAAACGGAGTGGTGGTAGCCAGTGGTTATGAGCGACCTGAATATGCTGATGATGTCCTCAGGTCAAACGAAGACCTTGTTCTGAACAGGAGTGTGAAATTATTACCGGGGCTTCTTGAGTACTCGAGATTGTCTGACGCCAATATGAAGGACCCTTCCCAAGGTCCCATTAATTCCATTCAGTTCCACAAGAATGCTCAGCTACTCCTTGTTGGTGGTTTGGATAGAGCATTGAAGTTTTTTCAAATAGATGGGAAGAAAAATGAGATGATACAGAGCATTTTTCTGGAGGACTGTCCTATTCGAAAGGCTGCTTTCTTGCCTGATGGATCACAGGCCATCATATCTGGAAGGAGGAAGTTTGCTTATAGCTTTGACTTAATCAAAGCTCACGTGGATAAGATAGGCCCTCTTGCAGGACGGGATGAGAAGAGCTTGGAATCGTTTGAGGTTAGCCCTGATTCTAAAACCATCGCCTTTCTTGGAAACGAAGGGTGTATTCTGTTAGTGTCATCAAAGACAAAAGAACTGATTGGTACGCTGAAGATGAATGGAAGTGTTAGATCTGTAGCATTCACTAATGATGGACATCAATTGTTGAGTTCTGGTGGAGATGGGCAGATTTATCACTGGGATCTGAGGACAAGGTTGTGCTTCCACAAGGGCGTCGATGAAGGCTGTCTTACTGGAACAGCTTTGTCTGTTCCCCCAGTTGGTAATTTATTTGCAGCAGGTTCAGACAGTGGGATTGTGAACATCTACAACAGAGATGAGTTCATAGGTGGGAAGAGAAAACCTATAAAAGTTATCGAGAACTTGACTACTAAGGTGGATTTCATGAAATTCAGTCCGGACGCTCAAATTCTGGCCATCAGTTCTCGCATGAAGAAGAATAGCATGAAGCTGGTTCATGTCCCATCTTTAACTGTTTTCTCGAACTGGCCTCCTCCTAATAAGGCGGTGCACTATCCAAGCTGCATGGATTTTAGCCCTCACGGAGGTTTCATGGCTGTGGGAAATGCTGCGGGAAAAGTCTTGCTGTACAAGTTGCATCACTATAATCGGGCTTAG